Genomic segment of Aquarana catesbeiana isolate 2022-GZ linkage group LG09, ASM4218655v1, whole genome shotgun sequence:
GCCTCCTTTTTTGGTGACAGCTGTAAAACTTCATCAGATCGATAACCCAAATACATAAAGAGAGGTCCTAACTCTTTCATACTCTCTccaaactaaaacaaaataaacaaaaaaaatatatagtgtttatGCTTTATTGCAGGACTTTCTATTAGGGTGCTTTCATacaggctttccaatcaggtccacctatcagttttCCAGGAAGACCTGATCGGAAGTTCTATGTAAGTCTATGGTCAGGCATATATAGATGGAAGTGCATCCATTTACATCCTCTTACCTCCTAATCCATCCAGGTACATTTTTTCTGGACCTAAATGTGATAGATCGGAGGTAGCCTTGATATAAACACTCACAAGTCTGTTTTCATCCAGACGCCAATCGATTGAACACAGATGTGGAAAGTgtcaaaatgcagaaaaaaaactgaatgggCATAATTGTCACAAAAGTGCCATCCATCCCAATCTGCTCCGATTCAGCAGATCTGTTCACCGATTCCCTGCTGATCAGACCAGACAGGACCTTATAGTGAAATGATTTATTGGATAATTTGTGACATTTTACATTCAGGGCTGACCACCATGCGGAGGAGTCTCCCCCAGTCCAGCCAATCCCACAGCAAACCCGAGCTCACAATGATGCCGTTACTTACATCTCAGCCCTGAAATCGGACCTGTGTGTATCGGGAGGGAAGGACAAGGTAAGTGCTAATTGTGTGACCTCAGTCCTGTGGATACATTACCTGCACTGTGATATAGGCTACTCTGTAATTAAAGCACAGGGGTTTAGGTTTCTGCTAGATTGCCGGAATGTGTACTACACAGACTGACGCAGGATTTCACACTTCTGCCAAGCTGAACAAATGGAGAGTATGATTACACTGAATGCCAGGCAAATATTAGTCCAACTCCTAGACTCCCCAGTACACATCCACTCACCAATCCTGGAGGCTACccatcatacagtatctcacaaaagtgagtacacccctcacatttgtgtaaacattttattctatcttttgatgtgacaacactgaagaaatgacactttgctacaatgtaaagtagtgagtgtacagcttgtataacagtgtaaatttgatgtcccctcaaaataactcaacacacagccattaatgtctaaaccgctggcaacaaaagtgagtacacccctaagtgaaaatgtccaaattgggcccaaagtgtcaatattttgtgtggccaccattattttccagcactgccttatccctcttgggcatggagttcaccagagcttgcctcctcttccactcttccatgatgacatcacagatgtgaatattagagaccttgcgctcctccaccttccatttgaggatgccccacagatgctcaatagggtttaagtctggagacatgcttggtcagtccatcacctttaccctcagcttctttagcaaggcagtggtcatcttggaggtgtgtttggggtcgttatgatggaatactgccctgtgtttCAATCTCCGAAGGGagcagatcatgctctgcttcagtatgtcacagtacatgttggcattcatggttccctcaatgaactgtagctccccagtgccggcagcactcatgcagccccagaccatgacactcccaccaccatgcttcactgtaggcaagacacacttgtctttgtactcctcacctggttgctgccacacacgcttgacaccatctgaaccaaataggttcatcttggtttcatcagaccacaggacatggttccagtaatccatgtccttagtctgtcttcagcaaattgtttgccgGCATTCtggtgcatcatttttagaagaggcttccttgtgggatgacagccatgcagaccaatttgatgcagtgtgtggcgtatggtctgagcactgacaggctgacctcccaccccttcaacctctgcagcaatgctggcagcactcatatttctatttcccaaagacaaccgctggatatgacgctgagcatgagcactcaacttctttggtcgactatggcgaggcctgttctgagtgtagcctgtcttgttaaaccactgtatggtcttggccaccgtgctgcagctcagtttcagggtcttggcaatcttcttatagcctaggccatctttatgtagagcaacaattctttttttcagatcctcagagagttctttgccaggaggtgccatgttgaacttccagtgaccagtatgagagagtgagagcgataataccaaatttaacacacctgctccccattcacacctgagaccttgtaacactaacgagtcacatgacaccggggagggaaaatggctaatttggcccaatttggacattttcacttaggggtgtactcacttttgttgccagcggtttagacatcaatggctgtgtgttgagttattttgaggggacagcaaatttacactgttatacaagctgtacactcactactttacattgtagcaaagtgtcatttcttcagtgttgtcacatgaaaagatagaagaaaataattacaaaattgtaaggggtgtactcacttttgcgagatactgtatatgttttgccTTTTTGGTTTTCATACTTTTTATTTCCAGATGTTTTCAGGCCAGTCAGATGGCACGTAAGGttctctaatgctggccatacactatacgaaaatcggcCAAacttcggtcatttagacagttcattcctttttcagccagttaatgagcacaaaattgataatcattaggatgtttttgagccgaaaaaacgacggacaagtttggaaattttctgccgaacgaacgataaattgaaaggttaatgtgtttcccgtccgaactgtttgcattaggtatatgtaaaaaaaacgaacaaaaaatgcaaTCATTTATGTCCGTTGAACGATTTagcggtcattacatgatggcactatcgtttgcgctcacggccgaatgttcgttttttgaaaatgggttcggacgatttttcgtatagtgtatggccagcattactcttttgcaaaaaagggagaaaggctggtgccatgaaagttggctaaaacattgttttattaatgcaggtgaacaacagttaaaaaatccaacgtgtttcagccatcaggccttaatcatggcaaCAAGTGACACAAATCAGCTTAAAGtggctcttcagtcattttttcaactttctatctattaaatcttctgcccttgttgttgttgtaactttggatagtaaaacatttttgttctgccagtaaataccttatacagcccacttccttttttttgtttggtaattagcttaggcttatgacatcatgtacagctctctctctaactctcgcaagggaggggggatgagtcataggagggctaatgagagctgcaggggGCTGGATAAAGGCGGAAATAACAGGAGACTGCAAAGATCCATGTGTATTTAACCACAGAGAAGAAATGAGCAGGTAAGCAGAGGTGTGAGTGTGTCTAtctgtatacatgtatgtgtagatagatatatatgtatatatatatatatatatatatatatacacacatacatatgtgtgtgcgtgtgtgtctgtatgtgtgtgtctgtgtcaatccaggaagtgaacagtcagcagcttcagctgcccacagttaaaatggttgcagccagactcagtggagggagatttctgcagcatatttggcaagtacagaatcacagtatatataaaataatatgcaaagtggttggagggaagcttcagaatggcaaaaatgtttttattacaaatcatgtgagcagtctgaagttcctctttaaatagtgTAGACTAAATCACATGGTCATCCCCAAGagtcacatgacccccccccccccccccaaaaaaaagggtgGCGGCAAAtatcaaaacatacaaaacatataaaaaagagCACTATtaggcttaaagtggtgttccggccgaaaatatacttttttaaataaaaatacccctatattacacaagcttaatgtattctagtaaagttagtctgtaaactaaggtctgttttgttagtttatagcagtagtttattttataaacttacagcaggctgtggccatcttaagtgtgggcatctgaagccagactgtatttcttcctggatctcatccttgcagatctcgcacatgctcagtgcagcacaagcagtgtaataggtttcaggtcaggtttccatagcaagggcagtgtcagaggaagttgctgccccttcccagaaggcattgcaaacaggaaatgatgcaatgggccacggccagggaggaggaagtgaaaaatgaatacagcagatatacagtaggtgctgagaattttttttttttaaatatccaattcgtttacagtgcacagtttagtgagggatgctgaagagttgtaaaagtgggtggaactccacttaaatgtacatgggacgttttacaacctctcctgaactatttaacttgacagatagtaaccgacgtttaaaaatgtccgttttgccgcatttacatgccacgtttagaagcgttttcttttttgtttgtttttttcaaatagtcaaaaactTAAAACGCCTGAAATAAAAACGCGCCTAAATGTGAGTtaccgtgtttacaagctgttTACAAGCAGGCGTTTGATATGCctttgaacatccgtcctgaacgcatttttttgctttccagaaAATGCTTATAAagtactgtaaacgaccctgtgtacatgtactgataagataacatagaggagagatcaggggcagttgaaaaaaacacccaactgctccttaacatccgtttaccagcagcagtgtacatgaggcctaagcatACAATTGCACATAaatgtatagatagatatacatagaGTTagatggtcaggttgaaaaaagacacaagtctatctagttcaacaaATAAAAGGAAACAAAATCTATAATatccctatacccacagttgatccagagggaggCAAAAAACCTCAAGaaagcaggggaaaaaactccttcctgatcccctgagaggcaatcagatattctctgGATCATTTTTACCTGTAAGTGTCAGTACCCAGTtctattatgtacatttaagaaagaatccaggccttttttaaagcaatctactgagctggacagaaccacctctggagggagtctattccacatttttacagctcttactgtgaagaaacctttcagtTAAAATAAtcgcattttgttgctttgcagcctgaaatgaagacagacacagtttttgttttagctGTATTTACTgactgcaacttataacatccatgtgaaagatataacaccaacatgtcagaagggGGTGATTCTTTCCTACACCCACTGTATATATCTCTTACTCTTTGGCTCTTCTCTGGCGGTTTGTGGACCTCAGTGATGCAGAGAGTGGTGTTGACTTGATAATATCAGCATTGCTCTCTGTATCTGTGTCGGGATCCCATAAGGAGGTAGGTCCATGTGCTCTGCAGGCTCAGTATGTCATCGGCCTTCTGGGTTACGCTGGATGTCATTAAACCCTAAAGATTAAAGCTTGGTATACACTTGTGGAATTTCGagcgaaaattctcagtacatttaaaTGTCGTTCgagatttcatttgcttttaacattcgattttgaaaTGAATGAACATTACCAAACAAAAACCAAATACACTGTTAGAAAGTCATACATTTGAGAAAAACTTTCCTtcttgctccttcgaattttctcatcactgtggttgaaaataaacCCTACTATGATTAGAAATGCAAACAAACAAACATTCTTCCAGCGAAAAAATGTCAAACAAAACTCTACAAGGGTATACCCAGCTCAATaacatcttgtggccaaaaagaaTTACCATTGGGGAACAAAACCAAAGAGAAAGtgagtatttaaagcggagttcccacaattttttttttttaaagtcagcagctacaaatactgcagctgctgacttttaaaatatggacacttacctgtccagggcgcccgcgatgtcggtacccgaagccgatctgtccctcagctctcgggtgctgccaccgccatcttcagtaagggaatcaggaagtgaagccttgcagcttcacttcctggttccctactgcgcatgcgcgactcacgctgcgcgttcccactggtccctgctgtctcctgggacctgtgtgtctcgcagaagacagcgggaggggacgggaagtggcgtagatacccgtgggtggctcgggtatctatcaccgaaagtgggagcaaaatacctggattatataggtatctgctcccccctcccccctgaaaggtgccaaatgtgacactggaggggggaggattccgaaaagcggaagttccatttttgggtggaacttctgctttaaaccAGAGCTGCATATTTTAGCTGCTGGTGGACctttaaaagattttttaaaaatcccaGCACTAAGCTTTATCAAAAAAGAAATTGATTAAATCTGTATTAAATAAATACAACATTACATGCATTTTTACCTACAGCTAGCACAAGTATCCGTTATCTGTCTTCATATCAGCCTCCCGTACACCTGAACAGACAGAGAGAGGAAGGGGCAGCTGCTCCTTGCTCATGTTCACAGTACAAATGTGAACATGACTAAGGAGCAGAAGGATGACCTCATCAGTAGCTAGGGCAGGTCATAGACCAGACAACAAATAATATATTATGGCAATTTATATTATCTGGCAATACTAGTGGCACTAAATGATTTTTATAGCTGTTGGATGTCAGCATATACTGTAGATAAATAATGGTCAACGGCTAAAGTATAGATGGATAACACAAATCTATTGCCCAATAATTTTGAACAAATAATATAGAATGGTGATGCTAGTCATCCCTTGTCTCATCTCAGGCTGTTGTTGTGTCCAACTGGAGAAGTGGAACGGCTCTGAAAAGATTTGTGGGGCATGATCGAGAGGTTTCCAAGGTAATATATATAGGTGCTGTCATGTTTTTGTGTAAATATCAAGTGTACACATTACCAGGCCTCCATGTAAATGGATAACATCTGCCATCTTTTTATAGATTACATGTGTGTTTGGGTCAAACCGGTTCTTCAGCGCCTCACGGGACAAGACGGTTCTCATGTGGGATCTGCATTGCAAGGCCGGCAGTGCTCAGACGTTCCTGGGTCATCATCTAATAGTGACAGGGCTGGCAGTAAGTCCTGGTGAGGTTGCATTCTTTGTCAAATTTATTATCAATAATTATCAATCAATTGTTTTTATGTAGATACTGCCCTTGAGGACTGTCAGTGTTTTCAATTTCCCGGACAGTGCCACCTAACCTACAGTTAGatgtttaaagtggaattccagtcaaaatagattaggcttatgccgcgtacagatgagcggactttccggcggactaggtccgacgggattggtccgatagcttttcgggataaaaatccgatggacctagaaatagaacatgtttcaaatctgtccgacggactcaaagtccgacggactaaaaatgggaaaactgttcgtctgtgtgctggtccaagggaccaaatacgacgcaagggaagctattggctactggctattgaacttccttttttagtcccgtttacgtcatcacgttcaaaccgaacggacttatgaacggacttagtcctatcgtgtgtggccaattcTGTTGGTTTGGAAAGTACGTCGGACctagtcaaaaagtccgctcgtgtgtacgcggcattagattgtgggagagagcaggtttagagttaggttcttggaattccactttaaacaaTTTATCACTCCTCAAAGCACTATTGTATCCAGTCACTTAAATGAAATATATATTTGCTTATAAGGACCCTAAAGTTTTGGCTAAAAATACACTTGAAACCTCTTAATGGTTTGTCATGTCTCCCTAAAACTCCAACTGTGAGATTATTCATAATAGAGAAAGGTATTGGAAACactctgaggctaggttcacacctttgtATATAtgttgttttattgtgtttttgatgcatgtTTTTTGTGTGCTGTCATTGAAGCATATGGGGCCAACAATGCATGTGGATGCATAAAAAAAAGTACCTgttctatttttttcaatgcaCGTTACTGCAATGCACAGTGGTGAATAGGCTCAATAGAAAAGAATGGCAATCCTCTTGTGCATTAGGCAACGCACTTTAACTTTCATAGGTATGAACGTGGCCTTATGTTAGTTGAACCTCACAAAACTACAAGGCCTCTAGCACGTGGGagttttttactgatctgaaattaaattcatttcttttctatgggacattgcacacagctaagtaaagatcagtaatacagcagTGAGTACAGAGCAGTAGTGTATGTAGTAGTTTACTCACATACATATATTTACTCGTCTATAAGCATGTTTACACCTGTATAAATGAGTATATTACAATACTGGCAATGAGGAAGAATTTTACTCATCTATATGCTTATACACCTTTACTCGCCTGTACTCAACATTACTCAGGTATTTACACACAGTTTATGGCTCCTTGCACATGGGCTTCACAAGTTcgagtaaacatcagtaaattatgatgcctgtgtgcaaggggcctaagaTGAGTGGAAACAGAGCAAGGAACTGTATTTGGGAGATTTTACAGCTTCAATGTGCAAGAGatagaagaagaaaaagagaaggaaagatTCAGAATTAGTAGATGACTCCAAGGAGACTTTTGTCAGTAAAAATTCCCATTAAGAGGCAATTCCTGTTCTTGCTtagatgtaaagtgctgtgcaattgTAGGCACTGGAAGTAACCAGGCATCTTGGTCTGAAGTTAGCTTGTTGAATAGCAAGGTATTCTTGCAGGTCATGGAAGACTGCTATGTGACAATCAATTGCCCTCGAAGCCGGTTACATATGCCCACTGAAGCCCTCACAGGTGCTTGCCTGGCTGGTCACCACTACACATTGTTACAGATAAAATCCTTTATTGAAGATCTAGCATTACAACGTCAGGAACACTTAAAATCCTTACACATTTCACGCTACACTTTGCTTGGTCATAGATGACTGCTAGCCTAGGACAATGGAAATGCAAGTTTTCATGTACACATGCTAAAGGCACATTGTGCCCTGGATACATTCTGCTTTCGCTGTTCCTGATTTTTACTGATAACATTGAGGATCTCTCATAACTGGAAGATTGCTTTAATGATTTCTTCTTATGATTATATAAAACTTTAATTGTGCCAGTAAAAGTAATGATAAACCTCACAAGTAACATAGCTGTGAGTTGGCAGTCCACCAATAATGGTCCTGGGAGGGTCAATGCTGAGATCTAATGCAAGAAAAGCTATTACTTTTCTGTCTGATAGAATCTCTTCTGTTTGCAGACGGTACCCAGCTACTGACGGGCTCCAGAGACAATACACTGTGTAAATGGGATGTGGAAACTGGCCAGTGCTTGCTCAAGACTGCTGTGTCTAGAAACCTGGTGAGTGGAAGCATGTATTTAGTGATGGTGAGATGTAATTCATCACATTGCTATTTAAAGCTTAAGTCGGATTTGCGTTTGTgttttttcttcattatttatcagaactaaaaatatatttttttttaattgttttcagTAAAATACATATGAAATGTTCCATAAGTATGTTTTTATTTTCACAATCAGCCAGTAAGTGGAGCTCCTTTTCTTTTGTATGCTGGACTAGCCTTAGTGCTTTGCTGAAAAAATTTACAGAGCTGAGCAGCTCAAGCTGAGAATTCTACATACAACCGAATGAATCGGAGGAGTCCTCTTGCTCTGTAGGTTCTGTGTAGACTTTCAGTCAGAGAGAAAATCTGAAAAAACTTCTTCTGTTTGACTGTTCTCTGTCTATAGAGGACCCATAATGCTCTGTGACACTAGTGCCAGTGGTGCTGTTTgtataaaatgatttatttatataaatagaAACAAATGATATATAAAGCACCAGTTTGAAAagatacatttttaaatatattgcaTTGCATGGTTTAAGTCTTTGTGGTTAtgtagaaaagttttttttttttgtctgcatgtGGCTCTTATACTCCTTTCTTACATCACTTCcttagtttaaaatataaattaggTAGACCCCAGCCTTTTCTTTAGATTATTAATGTGCTGTCCTGTACTTGGTAATGAAGCAAGGATGGTTTGATGCatactaaagctgggtacacacagtttGAAATGCAGCTTGTTTGCCAGGGGCAGGCCACATTTCGATCAGTGTGTAGCCCTtcctgttagaagctgattgttagATCGGCTTCTGTCAAATGGGACTGCCGGAAAATCTTCTTCAAACAGCAGCTTCCAGACAATTGGCTGCAGCCCTGAtaagtgtattctgacaatggagaGTCCCCACTGCCAGTATACATTGTCCCAGCGAAGAGGATCTTGCATCtgcctcacttgtgtggatgcaggaatctgttaCTTTTTATTTGTTCAGCCTGCACTAACTGTGTATACCTAGCTTTAGATGTGACAGGCCCATCAGTCATTTCCCATCTCCATCACCACGAGTTAAACCAATCCCTAAAAACCAGACTGCTTTACAGTGGCCTTATGTAAGGGGGTcaagcttaaagtgttaccaaacccagttAGAAATGTTTTGCCTATTCACATACTGATATGAAACTGTTGAACTTCCCACGAAAAATGTAGTGGATTTCTGTTAAAACCTCTGGATTGTTAAAATGATGTGTACTCGACAGTATCTCTTTTCAATAAAAAcgtaattgatttaaaaaaaaaaaacagcaatatgaaaatagttcatctggcCCAACCcccacccacagtgcccacagcttataaatcttcattttacattaaaatattgccactatatatctttttggctgatctgtataccacggtcagtgataaattGCACAGTTTCTTCAgcgctgagagttcaggtaggaggagatttccactgcagcctgtatacacgcccacatgtgtgatgtcaatatcatgtgacctggctagcacTGAttaacaagtaaatgttctctccagcataaaagacacaactgagcatgtgcaggttggttacttcctgtgtgttagctggccttcccaagGTACTTAATGCaagaagggaaggatctgtgcatacggGATAAAACAgccgttttacacaatgcagaggattaaccccttaagtttcacagtgagtataacaagcatgctatgctgcatatacagactgatttcactgttgtgggtttagtaacactttaaagcttaaTAGTCCCTTGACAGTGGTTAAAAACAAACAAGTAACTGCAATACTTTCCTCTCTGGTACTGTCCCCTGCTGTAATACATTTTCGCCTCTAGACGTGTCAATGTTGGTATCATTCAACGCAGAAGACAAACTGTGAGATCAGGGTGTCATGGACCCACCCCTGATGGGATGTCATCACAGCGCCCTGCACTCACAGTGTAATGATGCAGAATAAACTGATCAGCAGCTGCACCCACTCATCTACAACATTTTTATAACATGTCCTTTCTACAGAAGTCGGTTAAACAATTGTCTATTACTGAGCTGGGATGGTCTGACACTGACTGACATTTGTCTGGTCCCTTCTAAACCAGttaaatttcaatcagtgtatggttAGCTTTAAaaggcaaatgtaaaaaaaatacagcataGGCAGAAATTTAGAAGGGGGCAAAGATAAAGAACACTAAACATTTATGTTAATGAAACTACTGTAAATATGTAAGTTTTATAAGAAAATCCTGTAACCCTCTGAACAGCAGGACTGTACAAGGGAGAACCAGCCAGAGTGACTTGGCATCTGTGGTAAAAAGTTCACTTTAGTGATGACAAAACTCTCCATATAATATGTGCTTTCCATTCTGCAGGTAACACACCTTTGCTGGGTACCCAGAGAGTCCTGTGTTGTTCAGACCTCAGAGGATAAAAGTGTCCGGTCAGTAACATGTCATATCATTGCTCATTGTTGTACAACTATACTAGTAGTGATTTGATatccaagttttttgtttttttcatatgtcCTCTTACAGCCAGAAATGAGTACATTAGTGCTGACATCccataatgtatatacagtaattattttctagtctattaaATATGGGAGAAGCCCataaatggtgttttataggccattTGTAACCTTGAAAGACCATAAAAGTCAGGAAGTGCCACAATATGTTTGCCATAAATATCCCATCTACTAATCTAGTTTTAAACAAAGTGATGGCATTAGAAGCAGAGTTGTattctttttcttcacacaaaaatAACATTTCACTAATAAATGGGATCTCTTTTGGCTGAGTAACCTACTggctttctctctctattgttcta
This window contains:
- the WDR31 gene encoding WD repeat-containing protein 31; translation: MGKFQSKVKRNSSKYRADHHAEESPPVQPIPQQTRAHNDAVTYISALKSDLCVSGGKDKAVVVSNWRSGTALKRFVGHDREVSKITCVFGSNRFFSASRDKTVLMWDLHCKAGSAQTFLGHHLIVTGLAVSPDGTQLLTGSRDNTLCKWDVETGQCLLKTAVSRNLVTHLCWVPRESCVVQTSEDKSVRVWDIRNLNLVHMFPMKQYIQMHCDVSEDGNYCLTSSNGFGGQGCEATLWDLRQTKNKVCEYKGHLQSTTSCVFLDKNTWDTPLVATASHDCTVKVWERDTGACLSSLFLDGSGPLSSLAVCDNTSVLCASFNSGIHSLRIQSSRGATLQQVASF